From Pyrenophora tritici-repentis strain M4 chromosome 1, whole genome shotgun sequence, the proteins below share one genomic window:
- a CDS encoding BUD22 domain containing protein: protein MAGTRSSTRTSGSNSSPAKNGTAAGTKRKQEVEPSSKRNRKATKKQTTIEESMGKGDDSEMRDASDGGSDTKQIDESEEKVDEDLIDSDDEKALTTGDDVIAATTGNEQKEDKTDDAAAKTDKVSQDKQDDKSSGDAKESVAEGDGAVEESSQRAKQVPSNILEKGVIYFFTRNRVGIEESESVGDLQRTFFVLRPMPTGAKLGDGTLADNNNNRLFALPKKVFPKSHNDRFMAFVEKANTTIKELKESFFGANEYKTKTQGSRRTEPVAPVAEGVYAITRTEDRTCHLVYSTTIPSELGEVQEDLGIKDQGSFIMSVKNPERSGPAQAQLPQKPDFPKEFIEEFRGLAWVEVKPKYLDYEYCQILLIGEKMENGVQPTTKDQKHEKDTPLEEIEKLEHEDELRVEHLSGDDSVYDDLKISKQEYPQVATTW, encoded by the exons ATGGCTGGTACACGATCTTCTACCCGCACTAGCGGCAGCAATTCGAGCCCTGCAAAGAATGGTACCGCAGCTGGCACTAAGCGCAAGCAGGAGGTGGAACCATCGTCTAAGCGCAACCGTAAGGCGACCAAGAAGCAGACGACTATCGAGGAATCGATGGGCAAGGGGGATGATAGTGAGATGAGAGATGCTTCAGACGGGGGTTCAGACACAAAGCAGATAGACGAGTCTGAGGAGAAGGTAGATGAGGACCTCATCGACTCAGATGATGAAAAGGCACTTACGACTGGCGATGATGTGATTGCAGCCACTACTGGCAACGAGCAGAAAGAGGATAAAACCGACGATGCTGCCGCAAAGACAGACAAGGTTTCTCAAGATAAACAGGACGACAAGAGTAGTGGAGACGCGAAAGAATCTGTTGCCGAGGGCGACGGCGCTGTCGAAGAGTCTTCCCAGCGCGCAAAGCAGGTCCCATCCAACATTCTCGAGAAGGGTGTCATCTACTTCTTCACTCGCAATCGGGTCGGCATCGAAGAATCTGAGAGCGTCGGTGATCTCCAGCGCACCTTCTTTGTCCTCCGCCCAATGCCAACTGGGGCCAAGTTGGGTGACGGTACACTTGCAGACAATAACAACAATCGACTATTCGCTCTCCCTAAAAAAGTCTTCCCAAAATCACACAACGATCGATTCATGGCTTTTGTTGAGAAGGCCAACACTACTATCAAAGAGCTGAAGGAGAGCTTCTTCGGTGCAAACGAATATAAAACGAAGACACAAGGCAGCCGCCGTACGGAGCCCGTCGCACCGGTGGCTGAGGGTGTATATGCGATAACTCGTACTGAGGACCGTACTTGCCACCTCGTCTACTCGACTACTATTCCCTCGGAGCTTGGGGAGGTGCAGGAGGATCTCGGAATCAAGGATCAGGGTAGCTTCATCATGAGTGTGAAGAATCCTGAACGCAGTGGACCTGCTCAGGCTCAGCTCCCTCAAAAGCCCGACTTTCCCAAGGA ATTCATCGAAGAGTTCCGTGGTCTAGCTTGGGTCGAAGTCAAGCCAAAGTACCTAGACTACGAATACTGCCAGATTCTACTTATCGGCGAGAAGATGGAAAATGGTGTACAGCCTACAACCAAGGATCAGAAACACGAAAAGGATACGCCTCTGGAGGAGATTGAGAAACTGGAGCACGAGGACGAGCTCCGCGTCGAACATCTTTCCG GTGACGACTCCGTCTATGATGATCTCAAAATCAGCAAACAAGAATACCCCCAGGTTGCGACTACCTGGTGA
- a CDS encoding BTB domain containing protein, whose translation MPPSVINNEHASVIWPIQSFAVSNDFKSPRPASLLLDRANSEFGILYETEPGVSVMAQFLDTEEAVYFQVFKVRAACTRFNNTCKKVCVLMQHFQLDLHFTIVAHAAEFLQKLARTATKVSNLHFEVHEAVSKAAIERPNFNMEKEGYANQINQQWMAIPDETTSEWARIYKTGKCSDFTVIAGGRMFPVHRVLLCTRSQYFNAVCDGQFSETEERSITLPESDQTVSTMLQEIYEVYNSTTSSIFTSFALRREMEKDRVMMDLLALFVAFDKYNLEPIKQKATEAIIDRMTFIPDPFSIVDLAASIYDDNFSQNDRGLRKAIIAHVQMRLPTIMDDEAAWEEYSENKAVPKALHTHQRDMMDGAFGVLTPPVSPTKK comes from the exons ATGCCACCATCAGTCATCAACAACGAGCATGCTTCGGTCATTTGGCCGATACAATCGTTTGCGGTAAGCAACGACTTCAAGTCGCCCCGCCCGGCAAGTCTCCTGCTCGATCGCGCAAACTCAGAGTTTGGCATTCTCTACGAGACTGAGCCCGGAGTCAGCGTCATGGCTCAATTCCTAGATACCGAAGAAGCAGTCTACTTCCAGGTGTTCAAGGTGCGCGCAGCATGCACCCGCTTCAATAACACTTGTAAGAAGGTATGCGTCTTGATGCAGCACTTCCAACTAGATCTGCACTTCACGATAGTTGCCCATGCTGCGGAGTTCCTACAGAAGCTTGCTCGGACTGCCACAAAAGTTAGCAACCTCCACTTTGAGGTCCACGAGGCCGTCTC CAAAGCGGCGATTGAGCGTCCTAACTTCAACATGGAGAAGGAGGGCTATGCCAATCAGATCAACCAGCAATGGATGGCAATTCCCGACGAAACTACCTCAGAGTGGGCTCG CATCTACAAGACTGGCAAGTGCTCCGACTTCACCGTCATCGCCGGTGGCAGAATGTTCCCTGTCCATCGCGTTTT GTTATGCACTAGGTCGCAGTACTTCAATGCAGTCTGTGACGGCCAGTTCTCT GAGACGGAAGAGCGCTCCATCACTTTGCCTGAGAGCGATCAGACTGTGAGCACAATGCTACAAGAGATCTATGAAGTCTACAACTCAACAACGAGTTCCATATTCACAAGCTTCGCACTTCGACGCGAGATGGAGAAGGATCGTGTTATGATGGACTTGTTGGCTCTCTTCGTTGCATTCGACAAG TACAATCTCGAACCCATCAAGCAGAAAGCCACCGAAGCCATCATTGATCGCATGACATTCATCCCTGATCCATTCAGCATCGTCGATCTCGCTGCATCCATCTATGATGACAATTTTTCTCAGAACGATCGAGGCTTGCGCAAGGCAATCATCGCACACGTGCAGATGAGACTGCCCACCATCATGGACGATGAAGCTGCGTGGGAAGAATACTCGGAGAACAAGGCTGTCCCTAAGGCACTGCACACCCACCAGCGTGACATGATGGATGGCGCTTTTGGAGTACTCACGCCGCCGGTCAGCCCGACGAAGAAGTGA
- a CDS encoding SAS2, Histone acetyltransferase (MYST family) gives MAPDVASMSTTPTTTPAALKTSQKPPTGPNVLEVVFGSLLVKPWYPSFYPEELVGRRVDRLYVCQWCFKYTTEEVKFLGHMNACPLRNDPPPGTPIYTASNYSLYEIDGEKHKLYAQNLSLFAKLFLDTKSVFYDVTTFLYYLLIAHKPEPSIPKPRFGDGPDEEEEATHGDDDNVGSAAKGQVVGFFSKEKMSWDNNNLACILVFPPWQKQGLGQILMGASYEMSRREERLGGPEKRMLHSPPITHRLITNTATALSDLGRIAYTHYWSQTLARTIINSPTKKTLTIHDLRDKTYIVPEDIIATLQAMDVLEQRRKGGADAVINKARVRMWAESNGVDVMKGPVDTEAFVVRDASRGVSEDG, from the exons ATGGCCCCCGATGTAGCCTCCATGAGCACCACACCGACGACGACGCCGGCCGCGCTCAAGACGTCGCAAAAGCCCCCCACAGGTCCCAATGTGCTGGAAGTAGTCTTTGGCTCGCTGCTCGTGAAGCCATGGTACCCATCCTTCTACCCCGAAGAGCTGGTCGGCCGACGCGTAGACCGGTTGTATGTATGCCAATGGTGCTTCAAGTATACCACAGAGGAGGTCAAGTTTCTGGGACATATG AACGCATGTCCCCTACGCAACGACCCCCCACCAGGTACACCCATCTACACAGCATCCAACTACTCCCTCTATGAAATCGACGGTGAAAAACATAAACTCTACGCCCAGAACCTCTCGCTCTTCGCCAAGCTCTTCCTCGACACAAAATCCGTCTTCTACGACGTCACCACGTTCCTGTATTATCTGCTCATCGCACACAAGCCGGAGCCCTCCATACCGAAGCCGCGGTTCGGCGACGGGCcagatgaagaagaagaagcaacaCATGGTGACGACGACAACGTTGGCAGCGCAGCAAAAGGCCAAGTCGTAGGTTTCTTCAGCAAAGAGAAGATGAGCTGGgacaacaacaacctcgCCTGTATTCTAGTTTTCCCACCATGGCAGAAACAGGGATTGGGACAAATACTCATGGGCGCAAGTTACGAGATGAGTAGACGAGAAGAAAGGCTCGGTGGACCTGAGAAACGTATGTTGCATTCCCCCCCTATAACACACCGTCTCATCACAAACACCGCCACAGCATTATCAGACCTTGGCCGCATAGCCTACACACACTACTGGTCGCAAACCCTCGCGCGCACCATCATCAATAGCCCCACCAAGAAAACCCTCACCATCCACGACCTCCGCGATAAGACGTATATCGTGCCTGAGGACATTATTGCGACGTTGCAAGCTATGGATGTGCTGGAGCAGAGGAGAAAGGGGGGTGCGGATGCGGTCATCAACAAAGCCAGGGTAAGGATGTGGGCGGAGAGTAATGGCGTGGATGTTATGAAGGGGCCGGTTGATACGGAGGCGTTTGTTGTGAGGGATGCTAGTCGGGGGGTTAGTGAGGATGGATGA